The nucleotide window CTTCTAAGACACAGATCTCATTAATAATCTTCTGCAGATTTGTTATAGAATTAGAAGTCTTTGCGAGCAGATCAATGTCCACCGTGGCTCTGTGGCTCATTGGGTCCCAGACCATTAGCATCAAACCGCCCTTTAAATAGAAAGTATTCTGATACGAAGACACGCTTAAACGATATAAAAAGCGTTCCATTGCATAGTATTTTAAAACTTCTTGGACAGGCCTTTTTCTCTGTTTTGCAACATTCTTTAAGCGGCTATAAATTGACTCTTCGAGGTTCTTTTTAGTCTTCTCCATCCCTACTAGCTTACTATAGTTTCCATGATGGGTTGAAGGATTTTTTCAACGCGATTAATTTTTGCATACTCATATAATTTATCGACCTTGGTTCCTTTGCGTTGCCAATACATTTTTAACGCTTCAATGACAATGTCCATGCCAATTTTATTACGAAATTTAACGCAATCAGCCAGAGTTTTTTCAATGTTATAAATTTTAATTGGATAGCCTCCAATAAAGATGGTTTCAAGGTCACTATTATAAACCTTTTCTGAGTAATGAAAATAGCGAATAGGTGGATAGTCCAAACTCGATTGCCTTGATTTTGTTGGAATGGCGATATAAACAAAGTGCGGAATCTGCGTTGTAATTTCGTAATAAGCCAAGGCTGAAATCAAGCATATGACAGCGTGAGGAATTTTCTTGGAGACAAGGACCAGATCAGGTTCAGAAAAATCGGGAACTTCAACCAGCCTATAAACTCCATTGGCTAGCTGCTCCAATAATCCTTCATCTCTTAATTGATAAATAATCCGAGGATGAATGCCCAAGCGCATTGCTTCTGCTGTACGGAGTAAGCCTTGGTTTTTTGGAAGAGCTTTATAGCATTCTGCTTTGCAGTCATGGATAGAAACGTCGGTAAACTTTGATATTTTACTACACTTTTATCCATTAAAGTTTTTGGGGCAATAGAAATCTTCTCTAGGTTTTTAATCAACTCATGTTCTACCAATGCGCATTGGGTGCACACAAGCATGTTAACCGCGATTGTATTTGGCTAAACAGCGCTACTAAATAAATTTCAATTTCTCCAGCCAGTTTACTAGATACGTAACAATTAGCTGCATGCTGTAATGTTTAGGTATGATGGTGGACTCATAAACCTGCTAGTCGCTGATTCAAGTGAGGTTGCTCCAATTTTTTAACTATCTTAACATCAATAGCTTTTGTTCTAACACACTCGCCTACACATAAATCATGGAGTATTATTTTAGAACTTTTTTCAGGATTCCACTCCTTTCGCGCTATTCTATATCTTTCACTACTCACTTAAACACATCATGATTAGGGGCTCACAGGAAATATCAATATTTAGAGGGTATTTTTTATGTCGATCGATTCTTGGGCCTTCTACTGTTGTTAAAAATGATCAAAGCACAGCAACTGGATCTAGAATATCTACATCTAAGACTGAATTCAAGGTATCTCCTGTATGTTTAGAAGTTCTCTGCCTACTTCATGTCACTAAAATTTTTAATGCTTGAGTCCTGAAAAAATATACATTCTAGCTTGACAACTATATCAACAATGGTATGATGCTTCGCTATAAATTTAGGTTTTTATTCCATGAGTCTTAATTGCACCTCGCATACGGAAAACTGCACAGTGAGAAACGCTCTTCTATGGGGCATGTGCCGAAGCCACTTTTATCAAGTTCAAATTCAACGCAAACTACATTCTCGAATCGTTCACTTAGCTCTCGCGATCCTTGAAGCAATTCCCGTCATCGGACAAATTGTTTCTTTAATTGAACTCCAAAGTCTTCGGTGCTACAAACGTCCCCAGCCCACCTCTTGCATAGATCCTCAGCCTACCCTTCCCGCACGCCCTCAGCCCGCCTCTTGCATCCCTCAAATTGCAACTGTTGCATCCCAAGAAAGCCCCACCGACCTTTGTCGAATCTGGCCCACAGATTTGAAATTGCTACGCTTAACAGAAGCTCAAAAGACTGAAGTCGATAGCCATGTAAGAGACGCTTTCAGAGCATTAACAAAAAGAGGTCAACTATCTTTCGTTAAAAAAAGGCTAAAATATACAGATGGCATTCATACTGTCGATGCTGCTCTTCCAATTACATTGAGTATTTTTAAGGAAAACGCAAAAGGTAGATTTCGTGTGATGTTATTCCCCAAAACTATTTTCGCTTCTGGGGGCGAAAGAAAAATTCGTTGGGCCTATGATCTAACAACAGGAACTTTTCTTTTGAAAAAGAGAATTACTGGCATTTTCGAAGAAAAACTTTTGAACTACTTGCTGCCTCTTCGTAATAAAAGAGATATCCAAAATTCTGTCATTTGGCGAATTTCCTCAGATAAGCAAAACAATCCAAAACTACAAATTATCGAGCCTGTTCGGGATGGAACCCTCGCAACATTATTCGGGACAGCTCCTTTATCTAACTTCTCTGTGAAACGCGATCTCATTATGGATCTTCTAACCGATTTAAACGCTCTCCATGCAGCACATCTGTCAGGAATTACAATCACATCTGAACATCGTTCGCCCTTTGAAAACGCCTCGCCCCAGAAGCTTCCTTCTTACGCTGCTTTTCACTCTGACATCAAGCCATTAAATGTTTTAGCCTTCTTCCAAAATGGAAAATGGCGAGCAGAGCTTTGTGACTTTGGGGCCGGAGCAGCGCATCCTACCATGTTTACTATTTCTGTAGGTTTTACCCCTCCTGAGTATATTTGCTTTTATCAAAAGAAGCGTCCATTTGGAATACAGCTACCTTGGTTTAATAATAACCTTGACATTGCTCAGTTCAATATCAAACATGGACAAGGGAGAGACGTTTGGGCTATAGGACTTGTCATCCTTTCTCTTCTAGTCGAACGAGAAGAAGAAGTGGTCTGGGAAAACGTTTTTAAAAATTGTCGCAAAAAAGCTAATATTCCCCCTCTTCCATGTTTGAAATCGATTCTGTCCGGTCGTCCTTGGGGAGCCTATGAGGAAGAAGGCATTTTGGATCTTAAGCAAGCAACTGTCGATGCAGATCTCAATCGGCTTAAAAAAGAAATTGCCTCCAAACACCCCAAAGAACAAGCCGAGCTAGCTAGGATATTC belongs to Chlamydiales bacterium STE3 and includes:
- a CDS encoding Uncharacterized protein (Product derived from UniProtKB/Trembl:D4TUN1), producing MRLGIHPRIIYQLRDEGLLEQLANGVYRLVEVPDFSEPDLVLVSKKIPHAVICLISALAYYEITTQIPHFVYIAIPTKSRQSSLDYPPIRYFHYSEKVYNSDLETIFIGGYPIKIYNIEKTLADCVKFRNKIGMDIVIEALKMYWQRKGTKVDKLYEYAKINRVEKILQPIMETIVS